DNA from Frateuria edaphi:
CTTCCCGCCGCAGGCGATCCACCAGCACATGCACGGCACCGTGCTGCTGCGCGTGCTGGTGGACGAAGAGGGCAAGCCGGTCGATGTGATCGTGGAGCAGAGCAGCGGCTACAGGTTGCTCGATCGCAGTGCGCGTGAGCAGGTGCTCGCGGGTTGGCGCTTCCAGCCCGCCAGCGTGGACGGCCATGCGGTGCGCGCCTGGGCGCGGGTGCCGGTGAGTTTCGAGCTGCGCAAGCTGTAAAAAGCCGCCCAGCTTCGCGCACCCAGATGTTACGACTGCTTAACGGCGCCCATGATCCACTGGGCGCCGTTCTTCGTACGGTCCCATGCATGGCAAGCCACAGGCAAAGTTTGAAGGCGCTGCGTCATATCGCGCTGACGCACTGCCGAGGGGAGCACCCCGACCTGGCCGCCCTCGCCCGCGAGCTGGGCAGCGCGGTCCGCGTCCACGCCGACGGCCTGGATGAACTCGCCGCCCGTGCCCGCATCGCCGGCGCACCACGCATCCGTCCGCTGCGCACTGGCACCCAGCACGTCCAGTTGCTGCTGATCGCGTGGCCGGCAAACCATGTCTCCTCGCTGCACGATCATGGTGCGCGCTGGGGGCTGGAAATTCCCCTGCACGGCGCGCTGGAAATCGAAGCCTGGCGTCGCCAGAACGACGGCGGCGATCCGCTGGCACACGGGCGCCATTGGCTCGGCCCGGGCGACGCGTTGTGGTTCGACGCCGACCAGTCGCGCCTGCACCGCTGCCGCAACCTTTCCGGTCGCGAGGCCGCGCTGAGCCTTCACCTGTTCGGCGGCGCTCCCGGCGCCGGCCTGGCCTATGCCCCGCCCCCCTCCACCCGGCAGCGGATGCCCCCCTCGCGGCCGGCCATCGCCGGCCCGCTGCCGGGCTGACCGCCGGCCACCGGAGAGTCGCCATGTTCCGACGGGTCGCCATCATCGGCGGCGGTGCTTCGGCCGTCGCGCTGCTCAGCGAGCTGGTCGACCGGGCCAGTGGGCCG
Protein-coding regions in this window:
- a CDS encoding cysteine dioxygenase, translated to MASHRQSLKALRHIALTHCRGEHPDLAALARELGSAVRVHADGLDELAARARIAGAPRIRPLRTGTQHVQLLLIAWPANHVSSLHDHGARWGLEIPLHGALEIEAWRRQNDGGDPLAHGRHWLGPGDALWFDADQSRLHRCRNLSGREAALSLHLFGGAPGAGLAYAPPPSTRQRMPPSRPAIAGPLPG